A stretch of Paenibacillus mucilaginosus 3016 DNA encodes these proteins:
- a CDS encoding adenylosuccinate synthase, translating to MSTVVVVGTQWGDEGKGKITDFLAESAEVVARYQGGNNAGHTIIINDKKYKLTMIPSGIFYEDKVCVIGNGMVINPGALLEEIRYIHDNGFTTNNLRISDRAHVIMPYHLVLDGLEEERKGDNKIGTTRKGIGPCYMDKAARNGIRIADLLDAEEFERKVRHLVAEKNVLIRQVYGSEGLDADTIIKEYLGYAEQIRPYVTDTSVVLNDLIDDGKKVLFEGAQGVMLDIDQGTYPYVTSSNPSAGGVCIGSGVGPTKIKQIIGVAKSYTTRVGDGPFPTEQTNETGDWIREKGHEYGTVTGRPRRVGWFDSVVVRHARRVSGITGLSLNSLDVLAGLETVKICTAYKFRGEVIEHYPASLKMLAECEAVYEELPGWSEDLSNVRSMEDLPENARKYLERVSELTGIPIAIFSVGRNREQTNLVAPIY from the coding sequence ATGTCAACGGTAGTAGTTGTCGGTACCCAATGGGGAGACGAAGGAAAAGGAAAGATTACCGATTTTCTGGCGGAATCCGCAGAAGTTGTAGCTCGTTACCAGGGCGGAAACAATGCAGGGCATACCATCATTATCAACGATAAAAAGTATAAATTGACGATGATTCCATCGGGCATTTTTTATGAAGATAAAGTTTGTGTCATCGGCAACGGCATGGTCATCAATCCGGGCGCGCTGCTCGAGGAGATCCGCTACATCCATGACAATGGCTTCACGACCAACAACCTGCGCATCAGCGACCGCGCTCACGTCATCATGCCGTATCATCTCGTGCTCGACGGCCTTGAAGAAGAGCGCAAGGGCGACAACAAGATCGGCACGACGCGCAAGGGCATCGGTCCATGCTACATGGACAAGGCTGCTCGCAACGGCATCCGGATCGCCGACCTGCTGGACGCGGAAGAGTTCGAGCGCAAAGTGCGCCACCTCGTCGCCGAGAAGAACGTGCTGATCCGTCAGGTATACGGCTCCGAGGGCCTGGATGCCGATACGATCATCAAGGAATACCTGGGCTACGCCGAGCAGATCCGTCCTTATGTTACGGATACTTCCGTTGTGCTGAACGACCTGATCGACGATGGCAAGAAGGTGCTCTTCGAAGGCGCACAGGGCGTCATGCTCGACATCGACCAGGGGACGTACCCGTACGTTACCTCTTCGAACCCGTCGGCCGGCGGGGTCTGCATCGGCTCGGGCGTAGGCCCGACGAAGATCAAGCAGATCATCGGTGTGGCGAAGTCCTACACGACCCGCGTAGGGGATGGTCCGTTCCCTACCGAGCAGACGAACGAAACCGGCGACTGGATCCGTGAGAAGGGCCACGAGTACGGTACGGTCACCGGCCGTCCGCGCCGCGTCGGCTGGTTCGACAGCGTCGTCGTGCGCCATGCGCGCCGTGTCAGCGGGATTACGGGTTTGTCCCTGAACTCCCTCGACGTGCTGGCCGGTCTCGAGACCGTCAAGATCTGCACCGCCTACAAGTTCCGCGGTGAGGTGATCGAGCACTACCCGGCATCCCTGAAGATGCTGGCAGAGTGCGAAGCGGTGTACGAAGAGCTTCCAGGCTGGTCCGAGGACCTCTCGAATGTCCGCAGCATGGAGGATCTCCCGGAGAATGCCCGCAAGTATCTGGAGCGTGTCTCCGAGCTGACAGGGATTCCGATCGCGATCTTCTCCGTCGGCCGCAACCGTGAGCAGACGAATCTCGTAGCGCCGATCTACTAA